Within the Candidatus Anaeroferrophillus wilburensis genome, the region CGACTCCACACCGCCGGCGAAGAAGCCTACCGTCAAGCCTTCGTTTTCGATAAAACAGTCAGAACAAGCTGCGCCGGCAACTGTACCCAAGCCTGTGGCTGGAACGCTTTTGTCAAGGGTGATAAGTATATCGTTGCCAGCGAACCGGCCGGCGATTACGACCGCTTCGACCCGGTTCTGGGCACCCAGTACAATCCCCGGGGTTGCATGCGGGGAGCCAGCTACCTGAAATATATCAACAGCCCGGTACGCCTGAAACACCCGCTGATCCGGGTCGGCAGACGGGGTGAAGGAAAATTCCGCCGGGCCACGTGGGACGAGGCCATGAACCTGATCACCACCAGGATGACCAACATCGTCCGCCGGGATGGCTCCGACGCCATCGCCTTTTTCTGCCCGATCCCCTCGTTCAACTATGTGTCAGCCGGAGCCGGTTACCGGCTCTGCAAACTGATGGGAGCTGCCGGACCATTAAGTTTCTATGACTGGTATTGTGATTTGCCCCCCGGTGAGCCCATGACCTGGGCTTTCCAGACCGACGAGTGTGAAGAAGCCGACTGGATCAATGCTAAACTCTTGATTTTTTGGGGTGCCAATGTCGCTGAGTCGCGGCTGGCAGCCGCCCACCTGCTGCCTGAATCCCGCTACCGGGGCGCTAAAGTGGTGGGCATTTTCACCGATTATAATGCCACTGCCCGGATGGCGGATCAATTCATCTCGCCAAAACCAGGTACTGATGCCGCCATGATCATGGGCCTGATCAAGATTTTACTGGATAACCAGTGGTATGATGAGGAGTATACCAAGACCTTCACCGACCTCCCTTTGCTGATCAGAAGCGACAACAAAAAGTTCCTCCGGGAAACCGACATGGTGCCCGGCGGCAGCCCTTTCAAACTCTATCTCTGGGACCGGAAAAGCAACTGGCCGGCCTTGGCGCCGGGCACCATGGGCGACCAGCGGGACACCCTTGACCTGGCGGCCTGCAATCTTGATCCCCTCCTTGACTTTTCCGGCCGGGTGACGCTGAACAATGGTCAGGGGATTGCAATCCAGACCGTATTCAACCGTCTGCGCGAGGAAGTTAAAAGCTACACGCCGCAAAAAGTAACGGCGATCACCAGCGTCGGGGGCCAAACTCTGAAAAAGCTGGCTTATGACCTGCATACCATGAAACCGGCGATGATTGTTGAAGGAGGCGGCACAAACCACTGGTTCCACAACGACATCAACAATCGCGCCATGATTCTCCTGATGGCCCTGACCGGTAATATTGGCAAAAGCGGCAGCGGTTTCAACCAGTACACCGGTCAGTATAAGGTCTGGCTCAGCGGCTTGGGTGCCTACGGCATGATCGCCAAAGCCCGGCCGCAGAACGGCACCCTTTTCGTCTGGTCCCACTACGACGCCCAACTCTGGCAGTTGGGAAAAACCTTTCCGGAGCTGGTTGCCGCCATCGAAAAAGGCAGCCTCACCACACTGCCCAACGGCGTTCCGGTCAGCGCCGACCCGCAAGCCGGCTGGGCCTATAATTACTACCTGCTGATTCAATCCCTGGCCAACAAATGGATGCCGGTTTATCCCAAGCCGCCCAAAAGACCCAAGGCGATGGTCATCTGGCGGGCCAATTTTCTCAACCAGGGCAAAAGCGGGCACCGCACCAAAGAGTGGTTTGCCGACGAGCAGCTGCTGGAATTGGTGGTCACCATTGATTTTCGCGTCACCTCCACCGGCATGTATGCCGATGTTATCCTGCCGGCGGCCACTTGGTATGAAAAATTCGATATTGAAACCACCCCCATGCACCCTTATCTCCAGGCCCAGAGTGCCTGTATCAAACCCCTGTATGAAGCCCGGACCGATTTTGACATTTTCAAAGACTTGGCCAAACGACTCCAGGATGAGGCGAAAGAACTGGTGGCAGGCGGTCAGTGGAACGGCACCTGGGATGACCGGGAGAAAAAACAGATCATCGATTTCACCACCCTGTATGATACCTTCACCGCTGGCGGCACGCTGGACAGCGATGTCCAAGCGGCAAAATTCATCCTCGAAAAAAGCCCGATGATCTATCCCAACCCGGATGAATATCGACAAAACAAGGCTGCTTTCGCCCCCGAGATGCAAAAACTGATTGAAGAAAAACTCTTTGCCGGTAATATTTCCGGCTACCTTGACGGCATCATCGAGCTGATCAAAGAGGCCCCCGTACCCTTTCCGGCGGCCCAATACAAACGGCCGCTGGTGCCGTTCGCCGAAAATGTCGCACAGAAACTGCCCTGGCCGGGCGGCGGCACACTGGCTGCGGAAAAGGTCGCCATCGCCCCCGGCATTACCATGCCCAAGCTCTACGCAAAAAAATTCCTCGGCATGATTGCCCCCAAAACCCTCACCGGCCGCCAGCAGTTCTACATCGACCACTCCACGTTCCTAACCTCAAATAATGAACTGCCCATCTATCAGGAACCTGAGTATGATCTGCTGCCGGACGGCAAGACTCGGGCACCACTGAAATTCAATTCCCCGCACGGCCGCTGGGGAACCCACTCCACCTTCAGGGATATTGACGTGCTGCTCCGCCTGCAGCGTGGCGAGGTGATCATCATGATGGCCGCCACCGATGCCCGGCAGCGCCGCATTACGGATGGTGATGTGGTCAAGGTTTTCAACCAGTACGGTGAAATGGTCTGTAAGGTGAAGGTTTCTCCGGGCATTCGCAGCGGGGAGGTCCGGGTCGAAAACGGCGGTGAGATGTTCAACTGCCGGGCAGGATGGTTCAACCTCCTTACTCCGATCCGCCCCAAACCGACCCAGGCGGCCAAGTATCCAGAAGAACCCGATGCCCCATACCATCATTTGAAATACGGCTGGAACCTCTGGGGCGTTACCGGCAACGAATGTGACACCTCGGTTGAAGTGACAAAGATTTGAAAACGAATCATCTTCAACCTTCAGCCAACTATCTGACAAGGAGGATGCCATGTGGGGAATGGTTATTGATCTCAATAAATGTCTGGGCTGCCAGTCCTGCACCGTCGCCTGCAAAATGTTGTGGAGTGACCGGAGCGGCGCCGATCACATGTGGTTTACCATCGTTGAAACCAGACCGGGCAGCGGCTATCCAAGCAACTGGGAAGAAAAATCCATCAAAAGACTACCCATGGCCAACAGTGATTATGAAACAGTACCCACCTTCGACTACCAGAAACTGCAGAACAACCCCGGCAAAGGGATGCCCAAAGTTCTTGCCGACCTGAAAAGCGGCCCCAACTGGGATGAAGACATCGGCCAGGGAACAACTGTCAATGATGCCTGGTTTTACTACCTGCCGATCAACTGCATGCACTGCCAGGAGCCCCCATGTATTCCCGCATGCCCGGAACAAGCAATCTATAAGCGGGCTGACGGCACGGTGCTTATCGATGCGGAACTCTGCCAGGGAGCAACGGACTGTGTTGACGCCTGCCCATACAAACGCATCTTCATCAACAAGAACACTGATAAAGCGGAAAAATGCATCCTCTGCTACCCGCGGGTAGAAAAGGGCATGCCGCCCATCTGCGTCCAGAACTGCCCCGGCAAGGCTCGCTTTTTCGGCGACCTCGACGACCCCGATAGCCCGGTGTACCAACTGGTGAAAACATTCAAGGTAGCCCTGCCCCTGCATCCTGAATTCGGCACCAAACCGCAGATCTTTTATATTCCGCCAATCTTCGGCCCGACCGCCATCGACAGTCAGGGAAACAGCAGCGGCCAACGGGAGGACAGTGCTTACCTGAAAAAACAGTTCGGCCCCGGAATCGACCAGGTAAAGACAACCCTGGAAAGGGAATGCAGCAAAAAAGAATCGGCACTGATGGACCTTTTGTGCACGTACCCGACCTGGAAGATATAAACTCCATAAAAAAGGGAGGGACAGCCTTTGAGGTCATCCTTTCTTGGAACCCGGCTAAGGAGGCAGGGCAATGATCAACCGTCAGGATATCGCCAGAAGTGCTATCTACAAATATCTTTCCCTGGCCACCGACTATCCTTCCGGGATGACTGCCGAGATCCTCGGCAACAGGTCTTTATTCAAAGAAACCGAGCGCTATCTACAGGAACTGCCGGCGGTTTACCAGCCTTTGGCCGAAGAGTTGCTAATCCTGGAAGAAGAATTGGCTGCTTTTGCGCAATTGGTCGACCTGCAGGTCACCTATACCACCCATTTTGACCTGGCGGTCAACACACTGTCATTTTCACTCTATGAGTCCGCCAACATCATGCCAACTGCAGACGCAAAAAAAATTGCTGCTTTTCTTGCCGACCTCGAAGCATTGTACAGTCGGCAGGGAATCGTGCTCAGCGATCGGGATATGCCTGATCATCTGGCCACTGAGCTGGAATTCATGCATTTTCTCTGCACCAACCACAAAACTGAACAGCAGGCGGCTTTTCTCTTTGAGCATGTAGCCAACTGGACCCCGAAACTGGCACAATCAATCTTTGCGCAGGCTACCATCCCCTTTTATGCCCGGTTGCTCATGGTGACCGCTCGGTTTGTGGAAATCGACCGCTACTATCTTTCTCAGCCGGGCTGTTTGCATTAATCCACACTGAACACCTGCAACTGCATGATGCTGCAGGTGCTGCTTCCTTTTCCCGGACGTTTAAGGCAATACCTCAAGATATTGCCTTAAACGCCCGCATCCGATCAGGCCCAAACCCTGAATGGTTTCACCCCCCCACATTGTCCGACAATTTTTTTTAAAAAAATCTCCCCGGTTGACTTAAGTCAAAGGGAAAAAGTTGACGACCTGATAAATCATGATTAAATTAATCAATATTACCACAATACACTACGGGAAAGGAGATCATCATGTTTTGTTTTCAATGTCAGGAAACCGCTAAAAACCAGGGATGTACCATCAAGGGTGTCTGCGGCAAACCGGAGGAAACTGCCAACCTGCAGGATTTGCTTATTCATGTCCTCAAAGGAATCGCGGTGTACGGTGAAAAACTCAAAGCGTTCGGCATGCTGGATAAGGAGAGCGGTCTCTTTGTCGCCAAAACCCTGTTCGCCACGATTACCAACGTCGGCTGGGACAATGACCGGTTCGTGGCCATGATCAGAGAAGGTCTGCGGCACCGGAATCAATTGCGGGACAGCTTTTTGACCACCTATCGGAAAAAGAATGGCAGAGATTTTACCGAAGCGCTGCCCGATGCCGCCACCTGGCAGGCCGATACGGTTGCCGAGTTTGAGGAAAAAGCAACATCGGTCGGCGTACTGGCAACCGACAATGAGGATGTCCGGTCGCTGCGGGAACTGCTGATTATTGGCGTCAAAGGGATAGCCGCCTACGCCGATCATGCCGCCATCCTCGGTTTTGAGCAGGATGACATCTACGAGTTCCTGATGGAGTCCCTGGCCTCCACCACCAAGGACCTGTCGGTGGACGAGATGGTCGGTCTGGTGATGAAAGCCGGTGAAACGGCAGTCAAGACCATGGCCCTGCTGGACAAGGCCAATACCACCACCTACGGCAACCCGGAAATCACCGAAGTGAATCTCGGCGTCCGCAATAATCCCGGGATCCTGATCAGTGGTCATGATCTTAAAGATATGGACGAACTGCTCAAACAAACCGAAGGTACGGGGATCGATGTCTACACCCACGGGGAGATGCTGCCGGCCAATTACTACCCTGCTTTCAAAAAATATGACCATTTCGTCGGCAACTATGGCAGCTCCTGGTGGCACCAGAATCAGGAATTCGAGTCATTCAACGGGCCGATCCTGCTGACCACCAACTGCCTGGTTCCCCTGAAAAAAGAAAACACCTATCTTGACCGCCTGTTCACCACCGGCGTCGTCAGCTACGTGGGGGCCAGCCATATTGCAGACCGAACCGCCGGCGGTGCCAAAGATTTTTCCGCGCTCATTGCCCGGGCCAAACAATGCAGCGCGCCCACTGAAATCGAGACCGGCTCCCTGGTCGGCGGCTTCGGCCATAACCAGGTACTGGCGTTGGCCGATAAAGTTGTCGAGGCGGTCAAGTCAGGTGCAGTTAAACGCTTTGTGGTTATGGCCGGCTGCGACGGCCGCCAGAAATCACGCAGCTACTACACGGAAGTTGCGGAACAGCTGCCCGGCGACACCATCATTCTGACCGCCGGCTGCGCCAAATATCGTTACAACAAACTCCAGCTCGGCGATATCGGCGGCATCCCGAGGATCCTTGACGCGGGGCAATGCAACGATTCCTATTCCCTGGCGGTCATCGCCCTGAAGCTGAAAGAGGTTTTCGGCCTGGAGGACATCAACGAACTGCCCATCTCCTATGACATCGCCTGGTATGAGCAGAAAGCGGTCGCCGTCCTGCTGGCCCTCCTGTTCCTCGGTGTCAAGGGCATCCGCTTGGGACCAACCTTGCCGGCGTTTCTTTCCCCGGCCGTTGCCAATGTTCTGGTGGAAAAGTTCAACATCAAACCCATCGACACGGTGGAAAACGATATTGCCGCAATGATGAAGGGTGCATAATCACCCCGGCGAAGCACAGGTTTTGTGAGCTTGAGATGGCCTACAGAACCACTTTGCAACAAACACGCTGAATTCCCCCGGCGGCGGGCACCAACCGCCGCCGGGAATCACAAGGGAGAAAACCATGAAATGTCCCGGTCAGGACACCCGCTACTGGAAGCATGATGCTATTTTCGACAGCCCCTGCCCCAAGTGCGGCCAGATGCTGGAGTTCTTCAAGGACCAGACAACTACCCGCTGCAAAGGCTGCGGCGAGCAGATTATCAATCCGAAGATGGATTTCGGCTGTGCTTCCTATTGCCAGTATGCTGAACAGTGTCTGGGGGAACTTCCGCCGGAGCTGCTGGCCAAACGGGATGATCTGCTGAAGGATCGGGTGGCCGTCCAGATAAAACATTATCTGAAAAAGGATTTCAAGCGCATCGGCCACGCCACCCGGGTCGCCCGCTATGCAGAAAAAATCGTCCAGCAGGAAGGCGGTATACCGGCAGTTGTGCTCTGTGCCGCCTACCTGATGGATATCGGCGCCCGGGAGGCGCTGGAAAAGCATGGCCAGGCTGATCCGGCAGCGTTGGAAAAGGAGGGCCCGGCAGTGGCCCGCAAACTGCTCGCCACCCTGAGTGCCAAGGAACCAATAATCAACGAAGTATGCGATATCATCGCCCACCGGCAGCCGCGGCCGCAGGAAACCGTCAATTACCGGTGCGTCCATGATGCCGAACGGTTGGTCACCCTGATGGAACAGCAGAAAGACAAACCCCATGCGCCAGAGGCCATGATTGGACTCATCGACGAAACTTTCCTGACGGCAAGCGGCCGCCAATTGGCCCGCACTCTGCTGCTGACAGAAGCAAAAGACTGACGCTCATACCTGTGGGAGAAAGAAATGAAAGTATTACGCAAGATTATTGAAATAGATGAAACATTATGCGACGGCTGCGGCCAGTGTGTGCCGGCCTGCGAAGAAGGGGCCATCCAGATTATTGACGGCAAAGCAAGAGTGGTGGCGGAAAAATACTGCGACGGCTTGGGGGCCTGCCTCGGGGAATGTCCCCAGGGGGCGATTTCCATTGTCGAACGGGTTGCCGAAGATTTTGACCCCGAAGCGGTGGAAGCTTATCTGGAAACCCTGGATCAGCATCCGCAGCCGGTGAGGCAAACGTTAGCCTGTGGCTGCCCCTCGACCCATCTGCAGACCTTTGAACCAAAAACCAGCTGCCAGGCCGCCAACCAGCCGCAAAGTCAGACAGCCGGCCACTCAGCCCTCGGCCACTGGCCGATACAGATCAAACTGATCCCGCCCCACGCACCTTTTTTGCAACAAGCCGATCTGCTGGTATTGGCCGATTGCGCCGCCGTTGCCTATGCCGCCCTGCACCAGGAGCTGCTCAAAGGCCGGGTGGTAATGATGGGCTGCCCCAAATTTGATGACGTTCCCGAATACGTGGAAAAATTCACTGAGATTTTCCGGAAAAACGACATTAACAGTGTTACCGCGGTCACCATGGAAGTTCCCTGCTGTTCGGGCCTGCCGATGATGGTCAAAAACGGCATGGCAGCTGCCGGCAAAAAACTGCCGGTCACGATGCTGGTCATCGGCACCAACGGCACCCTGATGAAGAAGGAAGTCTTGTAACCCAACAAGGCATTGAGGCTGCTTCCCCAGTCTGGCAAAGCCAAGCACCTGCTTTCGCTTTATTTACCCTTCAGTTTGCGCTATAGTTGCCGATATAGTAAGATGAATAAGGCAAAGCAGAAGATGGGGGAGACGTTTGCTTATCAAGCGCAAAAGCATTGTCGGCCTGGTGTCAGCGGCCATGGTTCTTCTTATCAGCCTGGCAATCGGCAGCCTCGGTTACCTGCTGATCAAGGGGAAATATGACCGTTTTAACCGGGAGATTGTCACCTTTCAGCATGAGTTTGCCGCTCAACAGAAAACCGAATTAAAAAATCAGGTTGAGCAGGCGATTGAATTCATCGACTACAACCTTTCACAAACGCAGTCAAGAGGCCGTCAGCTCATTAAAGAACGGGTCTATGAAGCCCACCAGATCGCCACCGCCATTTACGAAACCTACAAAACTCGCTATAGTGCCCCCCAGATCCAAGAGATGATTATTACCGCCTTGCGGCCGATTCGATTTAACGACGGCCGGGGATACTATTTCATTCTTAATGACCAGGGGGTTTTCCTATCAGATCCCAACTTGCCGGAGGTGGAAGGGAAGAAACTTGCTGACCTAGGCGCCTACGGCAATGAGGATTTCATGGCGGCATTCTCCCGGATTGTCGGCACTGACAGCGAAGGCTTCGGCACCTACCACTTTCATCAACCGGGGCACAACCCTAAGAAACAATGTCATAAGATATCGTTCATCAAATATTTCTCCCCTTATGGCTGGTACTTGGGCAGCGGTGAATACCTTGACCACCTGGAGGAATCGATCCAGAAGCAGGTTGCCGACTATCTCAACATCCACCGTTTCGGGGTTGACAACCAGAATTATGTTTTCGTTATCAAACTGCTCACTATTGCCGGCGGCAAAAATTTCGGCATCATGTACGCCAACGCCAGCCGGCCGGACCTGGTGGGTAAACCCATCTCCGATGACTACCCCGATGCGAAAGGAAAACTTTTTCGCCAAGAGTTTCTGCAGGGGCTGAGAGATAAGGGTGAATGTTATGTCACCTACTGGTATAAGACCATCGATAGTGAAAAACCCCTGCCGAAAACCTCCTTCTTCAAACTTGATCAAAAGGCCAACCTGATTGTTGCCGCCGGCGCCTACCATCCGGATATGGAAAAGATCATTGCCGGTAAAAGGCAGGAGCTGGCAGCCATGGTAAAACAGGATATTGTGCGGATATCGTTGATCCTGACAGCAATTTTCCTTACCCTGATGACTATTGCCCACCTGATCACCCGCAAAATCCGCCAGGAATTTGCCGTGTTCACCTCTTTCTTCTCCAGGGCGGCCAGCAAGGATGAGAAAATTGCCAACCAGAATCTGTCCCTGCTGGAGTTCGAAACCCTGGCAACAGCGGCTAACCAGATGGTCGATGAACGCCGGCAGATTTTTGCTTCACTCAAAGATAGCGAAGAAAAATTCCGCGCCCTTGCCGACACCAGTCCATCGCCCATCTTCATCTACCAAGGGGAGCACTTCACCTATGTAAATCCTGCCACTTCACAGCTTACCGGCTATCCCCATGATGAATTGATGCAGATGAAACCGTGGGAGGTTGCCCATCCTGACATGCTCGATATGGTTCGGGAACGCGCCCAAAATCGGCTGGTGGGCGAAGATGTTATCACGCGCTATCCGATGAAGCTGCTGACCAAAGACGGTCAAATAAAGTGGATCGACTATACCGCTGCTCCCCTTATCTACCAGGGCAATCCGGCGGTCATCGGCAACGCTGCCGATATCACTGAAAGGGTGAAGGTCAAAGATGCCCTGCAGGCCGAAAAGGAACGCCTTTCGGTCATTTTGCGCAGCATCAATGACGGCCTCATTGTCACTGACCTTGAAGGCCGCATTACGATGATCAATCAGGTGGCTGAACACCTCACCGGTTGGCCCCAGGCAATGGCAGTGAATCGGCCGCTGGCAGACATTTTTTCCCTGGTCAATGAAAAAACCGGCATACCACTCCCTGACCCGGCAAGCCAGCTGCAGGAAACCGGCATCGTCAGTCAACAGAAAATCCAGGGGATGCTCATCTCCCGGAACGGCCAGGAAAAAATTATTGATTCAAGTGCCGCCCCACTGCGTGATCAAACCAGTACCATCATTGGCATCGTCATCGTTTTCAGGGATATCACCGAAAAAATTCAAAGCTGGCAAACCCTGCAAACGGCAAAAAACCTTGAATCCGTCGGTCTGCTGGCTGGCGGCATCGCCCATGATTTCAACAATCTGCTCACCTCCATTTATGGCAATATCTCGCTGGCTAAAATGTCGTGTCCGGCCGAAAACAAGGCGACCATTTTTCTCGAAAAGACCGAACGGTCGCTCTCCCGGGCAACAGCCTTAACGAAGCAGCTGCTGACCTTTGCCAGGGGCGGTGCACCGGTCAAACAGATTGTTGATGTCAGATCACTGATAAAAGAAACCGCTGAATTCTGCCTGCGAGGGTCGCGCAGCAGGTTGCAACTGGAATTGCCCGATAATCTCTGGCCTACGGAGGTGGATCCTGACCAGTTCAGTCAGATTATCAACAACCTGGTTTTCAATGCCAACCAGTCAATGCCCGAAGGAGGTCGCTTAACCATCAGTGCTGCCAACCTCATCATCGAGGCCGCCAACATCTACGGTCTGGCGGCCGGCAAGTACATCCAGGTGCGGGTTGCCGATCAGGGAATCGGCATCCCCAAAGAGCACCTGGGGAAAATTTTTACGCCCTACTTCACCACCAAACAGGAAGGCAGCGGTTTGGGACTGGCAACCATCTATTCGATTATCAAAAACCATTACGGCCATATAACCGTGGACTCAAAAATTGGCGAGGGGTCAACCTTCACCCTCTTTGTGCCGGCCGCAAACCAACAACCAGAAGGAATTAGGGAATCACAGGATGCCATCCTCCAGCCAGCCTCCGGCAGAATCCTGATTATGGATGATGACCAGATAATCCAGGAAGTCGGCGGTGAAATGCTTCAACTCCTGGGATATAGCGTCGATTATGCTGACGACGGTCAGCAGGCAGTGGGAAAGTACCGGCAGTCATTGGCAGATGGTTCACCCTTTGATCTGGTGATCATGGACCTGACAATTCCCGGAGGCATGGGCGGCAAAGAAGCCATTGCTGCCCTGCTGGACATTGATCCCCATGCCAAGGCGATCGTCAGCAGCGGCTATTCGCAGGATGATGTGATGGCAAACTTCAAGGATTATGGTTTTCAAGGGGTTGTGGCAAAGCCCTATATCATCAGTGAACTGGCCAAGGTGGTCCAGGCGGTCATCAACGATGGCAAAGGCAATAGCCCTAACCAACCGGGGCTGACATGAACAATGACAGCCTAATCAGCTGTTTTTTACACATGTAGTAACCATATCTACAGGAATAAGCATGTTTACCTATGAGACCATCACCTACCGACTGCTGGTTGCCTGCCTCTGCGGTGCCCTCATCGGCATTGAACGGGAGCGACATGGCCGGGCTGCCGGCCTGAGAACCCATTTCATGGTCGCATTAGGTTCCGCAACCATTATGATCATGTCACTGATGATTCTGGACCTGCACAAGGCTTCTGCCAACAGCAGCATTCTCCGTATCGACCCCGGCCGGATTGCCGCCCAGGTCATCACCGGCATCGGCTTTCTCGGCGCCGGGGCAATCATCCACACCAAACGCCTGATCAGCGGCTTGACGACGGCCGCATGTCTCTGGGTGGCAGCCAGCATTGGTCTGGCGGCAGGCATGGGACACTTTTTCCTCGCCGGCATGGCAACTGTTTTAAGCCTGTTCAGCCTTTACCTGCTGAAGGGGTTTGAGCACCTCATCCCCAAGGACCGCTACCATACCATTGAGCTCACCTGCCACTACCACCCGCAGCTGCTTGAAGTCATCGAAAACATGATGGCCGCCCACCAGATTAAAATCATCTCTTTCGGCTACAGCCATGACATGGAAAACAATCTGCTGGTGGTCACCATTGAAATCCGCCTCACCCAGACCCGGTTGCCACAGGGACTCCTGGACCAGCTGCACGAAGACAACCATATCCTGAAAGTTGTCTGGCAGTAGGAAACGACGACAGCCGTCCCTTCGCGGTTCTTCCCATCATCAAAGGTAATGATCAGCTGACGTTGTCAGCGCCCTTTCCTCATCGCAAGCTCTCCTCGGCACACTGCGGAAAAATATTTGACAAAAAACATCAAGTTTATTATGTTTATTACAATAGAAAGATCAAAGGTGCGGGGTTGTGTCCGCCCTGCCCGCCCACAGGCGATAAGGGAGAAAATCACCATGAAGATTGCCAACACGCTCACGGAACTGACCGGCAACACCCCCTTGGTCCGGCTGGGGACCCTGTCCGGGGAATGCGGTGCTCAGATCATTGCCAAACTGGAGTCCTTCAATCCCCTTTCCTGCGTCAAAGACCGCATCGCGGTGGCCATGATCGATGCCGCCGAACAGAGCGGCGGTTTGCAACCCGGCGGGCTGATAGTTGAACCCACCAGTGGCAACACCGGCATCGGCCTGGCTTTTGTCGCCGCCGCCCGGGGTTACCGGCTCATCCTGACCATGCCGGATACCATGAGTATTGAACGACGTCAGCTGCTGGTCACCCTTGGGGCTGAAGTCATCCTCACCCCGGGAGCCCAGGGGATGCAGGGAGCGGTAACCAGGGCTGAAGAAATCCACCGGCAGCAGCCGGGCAGCATCATGCCGCAACAATTTCTCAACCCGGCCAACCCGGAAATTCACCGTCAGACAACAGCGCTGGAAATCTGGCGTGATACGGAAGGCCAGCTTGATATCCTGGTGGCCGGCGTCGGCACCGGGGGTACGATCACCGGCTGCGGTGAAGTGCTGAAGGAAAAAAATCCAGCCATCCAGATCATTGCCGTTGAACCGGAAGAATCTGCGGTCCTGTCCGGCAACCCCCCGGGAGCTCACCGAATCCAGGGAATTGGTGCCGGTTTCGTACCCCAGGTATTAAACCGCGAGCTTCTCGATGAGATCGTCCAGATTTCCTCCGATGAGGCGGCCGGCATGACCAGGAAACTGGCCCGCACCGAGGGAATCCTGGCGGGGATTTCGTCCGGTGCCGCTGCCCTGGCTGCCTTACGGATTGGCAAGCGGCCGGAAAACCGGGGAAAAATGATTGTCACCATCTTTCCTGATACCGGTGAACGCTACCTGTCCACCTGGATTTTCACCGAATCATAGGGACATTGCTAAATCTTTTTTGGACAAGATTTACAAGATATGATAGTTTTTCCCCAGAACCATCACTTATTTTTTGGAGAGCAAAACTATGTGGGAATACACCGATAAAGTGAGAGAACACTTCCTCAACCCTAAGAATGTCGGGGAGATTGAACATCCGGATGGCGTCGGCGACGTGGGTTCCATTGCCTGCGGTGATGCCCTGCATCTGACCTTTAAACTGGATGATCAGGGTCGGATAGCTGATGCCAAATTCAAAACCTTTGGCTGTG harbors:
- the hcp gene encoding hydroxylamine reductase, encoding MFCFQCQETAKNQGCTIKGVCGKPEETANLQDLLIHVLKGIAVYGEKLKAFGMLDKESGLFVAKTLFATITNVGWDNDRFVAMIREGLRHRNQLRDSFLTTYRKKNGRDFTEALPDAATWQADTVAEFEEKATSVGVLATDNEDVRSLRELLIIGVKGIAAYADHAAILGFEQDDIYEFLMESLASTTKDLSVDEMVGLVMKAGETAVKTMALLDKANTTTYGNPEITEVNLGVRNNPGILISGHDLKDMDELLKQTEGTGIDVYTHGEMLPANYYPAFKKYDHFVGNYGSSWWHQNQEFESFNGPILLTTNCLVPLKKENTYLDRLFTTGVVSYVGASHIADRTAGGAKDFSALIARAKQCSAPTEIETGSLVGGFGHNQVLALADKVVEAVKSGAVKRFVVMAGCDGRQKSRSYYTEVAEQLPGDTIILTAGCAKYRYNKLQLGDIGGIPRILDAGQCNDSYSLAVIALKLKEVFGLEDINELPISYDIAWYEQKAVAVLLALLFLGVKGIRLGPTLPAFLSPAVANVLVEKFNIKPIDTVENDIAAMMKGA
- a CDS encoding molybdopterin-dependent oxidoreductase, whose amino-acid sequence is MARKTITRRTFLGTMAAGAAATTLLPSLVACNSRLKRGEFVGRRLHTAGEEAYRQAFVFDKTVRTSCAGNCTQACGWNAFVKGDKYIVASEPAGDYDRFDPVLGTQYNPRGCMRGASYLKYINSPVRLKHPLIRVGRRGEGKFRRATWDEAMNLITTRMTNIVRRDGSDAIAFFCPIPSFNYVSAGAGYRLCKLMGAAGPLSFYDWYCDLPPGEPMTWAFQTDECEEADWINAKLLIFWGANVAESRLAAAHLLPESRYRGAKVVGIFTDYNATARMADQFISPKPGTDAAMIMGLIKILLDNQWYDEEYTKTFTDLPLLIRSDNKKFLRETDMVPGGSPFKLYLWDRKSNWPALAPGTMGDQRDTLDLAACNLDPLLDFSGRVTLNNGQGIAIQTVFNRLREEVKSYTPQKVTAITSVGGQTLKKLAYDLHTMKPAMIVEGGGTNHWFHNDINNRAMILLMALTGNIGKSGSGFNQYTGQYKVWLSGLGAYGMIAKARPQNGTLFVWSHYDAQLWQLGKTFPELVAAIEKGSLTTLPNGVPVSADPQAGWAYNYYLLIQSLANKWMPVYPKPPKRPKAMVIWRANFLNQGKSGHRTKEWFADEQLLELVVTIDFRVTSTGMYADVILPAATWYEKFDIETTPMHPYLQAQSACIKPLYEARTDFDIFKDLAKRLQDEAKELVAGGQWNGTWDDREKKQIIDFTTLYDTFTAGGTLDSDVQAAKFILEKSPMIYPNPDEYRQNKAAFAPEMQKLIEEKLFAGNISGYLDGIIELIKEAPVPFPAAQYKRPLVPFAENVAQKLPWPGGGTLAAEKVAIAPGITMPKLYAKKFLGMIAPKTLTGRQQFYIDHSTFLTSNNELPIYQEPEYDLLPDGKTRAPLKFNSPHGRWGTHSTFRDIDVLLRLQRGEVIIMMAATDARQRRITDGDVVKVFNQYGEMVCKVKVSPGIRSGEVRVENGGEMFNCRAGWFNLLTPIRPKPTQAAKYPEEPDAPYHHLKYGWNLWGVTGNECDTSVEVTKI
- a CDS encoding molecular chaperone TorD family protein, which produces MINRQDIARSAIYKYLSLATDYPSGMTAEILGNRSLFKETERYLQELPAVYQPLAEELLILEEELAAFAQLVDLQVTYTTHFDLAVNTLSFSLYESANIMPTADAKKIAAFLADLEALYSRQGIVLSDRDMPDHLATELEFMHFLCTNHKTEQQAAFLFEHVANWTPKLAQSIFAQATIPFYARLLMVTARFVEIDRYYLSQPGCLH
- a CDS encoding 4Fe-4S dicluster domain-containing protein, giving the protein MWGMVIDLNKCLGCQSCTVACKMLWSDRSGADHMWFTIVETRPGSGYPSNWEEKSIKRLPMANSDYETVPTFDYQKLQNNPGKGMPKVLADLKSGPNWDEDIGQGTTVNDAWFYYLPINCMHCQEPPCIPACPEQAIYKRADGTVLIDAELCQGATDCVDACPYKRIFINKNTDKAEKCILCYPRVEKGMPPICVQNCPGKARFFGDLDDPDSPVYQLVKTFKVALPLHPEFGTKPQIFYIPPIFGPTAIDSQGNSSGQREDSAYLKKQFGPGIDQVKTTLERECSKKESALMDLLCTYPTWKI